CTGTGAGCATCAAGAACTGCATGCACGTTGGTGACCAGGGCATTTCTAGCCTCGTGTGCTCCGCTTCCGCATCACTGACCAAGATCCGTCTCCAGGGATTGAACATCACAGATGCTTCGCTTGCCGTGATCGGGTACTATGGGAAGGCCGTCACAGAGCTTACGCTTGCTCGCCTTTCTGCTGTCGGGGAGAGGGGGTTTTGGGTGATGGCCAATGCCGCCGGCTTGCAGAAGTTGAGGTGCATGAGTGTCACCTCTTGCCTTGGGGTCACTGATCTTGCCATCACTTGTATTGCCAAGTTCTGCCCAGGCTTGAAACAGCTTTGCCTCAGGAAGTGTGGACATGTGTCGGATGCCGGTCTTAAGGCTTTCACAGAATCAGCAAAGGTGTTGGAAAACCTGCAGCTTGAAGAGTGCAACAGGGTTACTCTTGTTGGTGTTCTTGCCTGCCTTATCAACTGCAGCCAGAAGTTCAGGGCTCTCTCCTTGGTGAAATGCACAGGTGTCAGGGATGTCTGTTCTGCTCCAGCACAGCTACCTGTCTGCAAATCACTTCGTTTCTTGACCATCAAGGATTGCGCAGGTTTCACTGATGCAAGCTTGGCCGTGGTTGGTATGATCTGCCCTCAGCTGGAGCAAGTCGACCTGAGTGGTCTTGGTGAGATCACTGACAATGGGCTTCTTCCGTTGATCAAATCTTCCGAGGGTAGCCTGGTCAAGGTTGACTTGAGTGGCTGCAAGAACATCACAGATGTTACTGTTTCTTCCCTGGTGAAGGCACATGGAAAATctgttaagcaagttagtctcgaGGGTTGCAGCAAGATAACAGATGCAAGCCTCTTTTGTATTTCCGAGAACTGCACTGAGCTTGCAGAGCTTGATCTTTCTAACTGCATGGTTAGCGACTCCGGTGTTGCAAGCCTAGCATCCGCAAAGCACTTCAAGCTTCGTGTCCTCTCGCTGTTTGGCTGCTCTAATGTCACACAAGCGAGCGTGCAGTTTTTGGGCAGCATGGGTAAGTTGGAGGGCCTCAATCTTCAGTACTGCAACAtgattggcaaccacaacattgCATCGCTGGAGAAGCAGCTCTGGTGGTGTGACATTGTCGCCTAGGCACACAAGATGGTTCATTGCTGGTGGGGCTCGTCTACTGGGTCAGCCGCCTGCATATTCAGATATACGTCCGTAGCAGCGCAACCGTCAAACCCATATTAGTCAGTTTTTCGGCTCATCACGAGCCGGGGTGGGCTTCTGAACTTTGTTTAGGGACCGGGCATTTTTTGGAGGGCGGCTTTAGCCAAGTGCTCGTTTTTTCACAGATCACTCCTCAGGAGGTGATCTGTTTTTTGAGCATCTGGCTGCCATCACTGGCATCCTGC
This genomic stretch from Hordeum vulgare subsp. vulgare chromosome 6H, MorexV3_pseudomolecules_assembly, whole genome shotgun sequence harbors:
- the LOC123401026 gene encoding EIN3-binding F-box protein 1-like; this translates as MPAFHAYGDGGCLVSAPAELSGMFCRGGGPVVQQRKRSLVAASAVAAAAAECMRASKKQRQPPQPSLDGLPDECLFEVLRRLPGGRERADSACVSRRWLALLASIRVSELGHAALAAPSLPDLNEEFVMEEGTDDSPADPCVERVLEGNEATDVRLAAMAVVAGSRRGLEKLAIRGSHPTRGVTDQGLLAVARGSPNLCSLALWDVPLVTDAGLAEIAAGCPSLERLDITSCPLITDKGLAAIAQGCPNLVSLTIEACSGVGNEGLRAIGRCCLKLQAVSIKNCMHVGDQGISSLVCSASASLTKIRLQGLNITDASLAVIGYYGKAVTELTLARLSAVGERGFWVMANAAGLQKLRCMSVTSCLGVTDLAITCIAKFCPGLKQLCLRKCGHVSDAGLKAFTESAKVLENLQLEECNRVTLVGVLACLINCSQKFRALSLVKCTGVRDVCSAPAQLPVCKSLRFLTIKDCAGFTDASLAVVGMICPQLEQVDLSGLGEITDNGLLPLIKSSEGSLVKVDLSGCKNITDVTVSSLVKAHGKSVKQVSLEGCSKITDASLFCISENCTELAELDLSNCMVSDSGVASLASAKHFKLRVLSLFGCSNVTQASVQFLGSMGKLEGLNLQYCNMIGNHNIASLEKQLWWCDIVA